The proteins below come from a single Nocardioides eburneiflavus genomic window:
- a CDS encoding FAD-dependent oxidoreductase, with protein MDSPPPRGDRPAPERRPIILAVDDDPDAIALLGNELEDRYGRAYSVVTARAVATAQRQLADLCAAGERLALILSDQWLPDGTGCELLARAGELFPHSRRLLLISWGEWEVDATAQPLRRAIALGQVDYYALKPWRRADELFHHVVTESLHGWVGSDASLSRELAIVADAGSPRASQLRSLLDRNRVPFVFHATGSPDGLRLLQEYRQPDPGVPVVIQRNGRVLVDPSNAEIAEAYGARTRLSGSLEYDVTVIGAGPSGLAAAVYASSEGLRTLVVERETIGGQAGSSSRIRNYLGFPRGVTGADLATRAQQQAWVFGTTFLQVCEAQGLRSSGDRLYLTTTTSNEISTGVVVLAMGVSYRSLGVPALDPLVGQGVFYGATASEAERFSGRSVYVVGAGNSAGQAAVHLASHAASVTILVRRDTLAETMSTYLIDEIEGRANIDVRFRTEIVDGSGSGSLATLSLREAGKDETETVPADAAFILIGARPFTEWLPDEVVRDRFGFVVTGPGEHWRAQRPPFMFESSMPGVFAVGDVRSGSVKRVASAAGEGSVAIQQVHQYLQMIEVGG; from the coding sequence GTGGACTCCCCACCGCCGCGGGGCGACCGGCCAGCACCGGAACGCCGACCCATCATCCTCGCCGTCGATGACGATCCGGACGCGATCGCCCTGCTGGGCAACGAGCTGGAGGACCGCTATGGCCGGGCGTACTCCGTGGTCACCGCCCGCGCTGTCGCGACGGCGCAGCGGCAGCTGGCCGACCTCTGCGCGGCCGGGGAGCGGCTGGCGCTGATCCTCTCCGACCAGTGGCTGCCCGACGGCACCGGTTGCGAGCTCCTCGCCCGCGCCGGCGAGCTGTTCCCCCACTCGCGACGCCTGCTGCTCATCTCCTGGGGAGAGTGGGAGGTCGACGCCACCGCACAGCCGCTGAGGCGCGCCATCGCGCTGGGCCAGGTGGACTACTACGCACTCAAGCCGTGGCGCCGGGCGGACGAGCTCTTCCACCACGTCGTCACCGAGAGCCTGCACGGGTGGGTGGGGTCCGACGCCTCGCTGTCCCGCGAGCTCGCGATCGTCGCCGACGCCGGAAGTCCCCGAGCCTCACAGCTGCGCAGCCTCCTGGACCGCAACCGGGTGCCGTTCGTCTTCCACGCGACCGGATCCCCGGACGGGCTTCGCCTCCTGCAGGAGTACCGCCAGCCGGACCCGGGCGTACCGGTGGTCATCCAGCGCAACGGCCGCGTGCTGGTCGACCCGAGCAACGCCGAGATCGCCGAGGCCTATGGAGCCCGCACCCGGCTCTCCGGCTCACTCGAGTACGACGTCACGGTGATCGGCGCGGGGCCGAGCGGCCTCGCCGCCGCCGTGTACGCGTCCTCGGAGGGACTGCGCACCCTGGTGGTCGAGCGCGAGACCATCGGGGGGCAGGCAGGCTCGAGCTCCCGCATCCGCAACTACCTCGGCTTCCCCCGCGGGGTCACCGGCGCGGACCTGGCCACCCGAGCACAGCAGCAGGCCTGGGTGTTCGGGACGACGTTCCTCCAGGTGTGCGAGGCGCAGGGTCTCCGCAGCAGCGGTGACCGGCTCTACCTCACCACGACGACCAGCAACGAGATCTCCACCGGCGTCGTCGTCCTCGCCATGGGCGTCAGCTACCGCAGCCTCGGCGTCCCGGCCCTCGACCCACTGGTGGGGCAGGGCGTCTTCTACGGCGCCACCGCCTCGGAGGCCGAGCGCTTCAGCGGACGCTCCGTCTACGTCGTGGGCGCGGGCAACTCCGCCGGCCAGGCCGCGGTCCACCTCGCCTCCCACGCCGCGTCGGTGACCATCCTCGTCCGCCGAGACACCCTCGCCGAGACGATGTCGACCTACCTCATCGACGAGATCGAGGGGCGGGCCAACATCGACGTGCGCTTCCGGACCGAGATCGTCGACGGCTCGGGCAGCGGGTCGCTGGCCACCCTCAGCCTGCGCGAGGCAGGCAAGGACGAGACCGAGACGGTCCCGGCCGACGCCGCCTTCATCCTCATCGGCGCCCGCCCCTTCACCGAATGGCTCCCGGACGAGGTCGTCCGCGACCGGTTCGGCTTCGTGGTGACCGGGCCGGGCGAGCACTGGCGGGCACAGCGTCCACCGTTCATGTTCGAGTCCTCGATGCCGGGCGTCTTCGCCGTCGGCGACGTGCGCTCCGGATCGGTCAAACGGGTCGCCTCGGCGGCCGGAGAGGGGTCGGTCGCGATCCAGCAGGTCCACCAGTACCTGCAGATGATCGAGGTCGGAGGGTGA